The genome window CCATGTCCGTGACGAGTGAGTGGAGGAGATGCCCCATCTCGTCGACCGCCGCCGGGTTGACGCCGAGCCGATAGCTGACCTCGCCAGCTGCGGCGCTCGTCTCGATCACGACCACGCCCGCGCGCCGGTCGGCCGCCAGCTGCCGCAGGACGGCGAGGCAGGATCCGGCGTCGAGGGTTCGTGGCCAATGCAGCGTCAGCCAGCTCAGGGCCGGTCGACGATGAAGTCCGTCCAATAGGAGCCAGCCGGCGCCGATCGCAGCCACGGCGGCACCCAGAAGCAGCTCAGTCCCCATCGGGCCCTCGCCTGCGCGGCTTCTGACCGGCAGTTCTGTGTTCGGCCTGGGCGTCGGCCTCGGCCTTCGCCTGGGCATAGGCCAACGCGATCAAGGCCCGGCTCAACTTTCGAACATCGGGCGGATCTCGACGCACAGAGCGAATCGTGATCCGCCGCCCCGGTTGCTTGTCCTCGCTCATCTCGCGCCTCCTTTCCCGCCCGTATCAACGTGATGCGCATACGCATCACTAGGCTCGTTTCTAGTAAACGATGCGCGCACGCATCACGTCAACGATGGTCGCCAATTCCACAACAGCGACCGGTACAGACCGGCCGCTGTTCACTAACGCCCCCGCCACCAACCCACTGGCCCCACAAGCACGACCAAGCGGGGAAAGACGGCGATGCTCGGCGTACGACGGAGGGAAGACGCTCACACGCCCTCCGCTACGCGCGGCCTGAACACGACGACTGCGCTCGGGAACGGAGCCGAGTGCTTCGCGCTACCGAACCGGAGTCGACCCCGCACGAAGCGGATCTCGGTCGCCTTCGCCGCGTAGTCGTGCCACCATGCCGTATCCGTGCGCGCGGGAACGAGGCAGACGACGAGCGCCCCCTCGAGACTCGACTTGTACGCTTTCCGCATCCATCCCTTTATCTCGCGGCCGTAGGGCGGGTTCATCCAGCACCGCTCCTCGTCCCACGTCTGCGAGAGGCCGTCGTCGTCCCGGGTGAAGTAGAGCCCGCACTTCGCGTTCGAGTCCGAGGCGCACACGTCGAGCGTGAAGTCGAACTCCGCGTCGAGTTCGTCGAAGAACTCCTGCGGCGTCGCCCAGTCATCCGTTGCGCTACTGAAGTGGACGGCGAGCCGCGTCACGCTACGACTCACCGCACTCGGATTCGGGCAGATGCTCAACTCCGTCACTACCAGCGCCCGCGGTACCAGCGGACGATCACGACGACACCGATCAGCGCTGCAATTACGAGTAGCGCCGGGATCACGGGTTGGATCAGGCACCAGGCGACGTTCAGCGCGACCGCGATCGCGAGGATTCCGAAGGCGAACCGCAGGTAGGGGTTGCCGGGGTTCAGGACGCGAACTCCCCCGTGCGGCAGAAGACGGCCCCGGTCGCCGGTCGTGCTGCACCGCCGAGGATCCGGATTGCGCGCTCGCTGTCGGCTGGCGCGAGCAGCCGGCAGCGCCACTCGCCGGGCGGAGGCGGGTCGCAGTTCTCCCAGAGGGACGGCGTCATCGCGGCGCAGCCGCCGCTCGTGTCGTGCTTGAGACCGAGGATGTGGCCGAGCTCGTGGACAAGCACGCCCGCCTCGTCGAAGCGGTCCAGTCGCTGGACGATCCAGATCGTTCGAGGCCCGGAGTGGCCCAGGCCGGTACAGGCCGCAACGTCCGGGTCGGAGCCGCACGGGCTCGAAGAGGCGATCGTCACGGTGATGTCCGCGCCCGCCTCGTGGGCAAGGTAGAGGTGGACGCGAACGCCGCTCGTGTTCCACGCCTCGATGGCTCGGGTGAGCGACCACTCGTAGCCGGGCGCCGCGTTGAAGACGCTGAGCTCGACCGCGGGATCCGGTTGGGGAGCTGGCGTTGGCTGAGGCTGTCCAGGCGGGCTCCCGGGTTTCTGGATCTGCATGGGGATCGCGAAGGCGGCCCCGACGAGGGCGGCCAGCACAACCACGAGGGCGGT of Gaiella occulta contains these proteins:
- a CDS encoding phage N-6-adenine-methyltransferase produces the protein MSRSVTRLAVHFSSATDDWATPQEFFDELDAEFDFTLDVCASDSNAKCGLYFTRDDDGLSQTWDEERCWMNPPYGREIKGWMRKAYKSSLEGALVVCLVPARTDTAWWHDYAAKATEIRFVRGRLRFGSAKHSAPFPSAVVVFRPRVAEGV
- a CDS encoding snapalysin family zinc-dependent metalloprotease, coding for MLNGTGHDLGTALVVVLAALVGAAFAIPMQIQKPGSPPGQPQPTPAPQPDPAVELSVFNAAPGYEWSLTRAIEAWNTSGVRVHLYLAHEAGADITVTIASSSPCGSDPDVAACTGLGHSGPRTIWIVQRLDRFDEAGVLVHELGHILGLKHDTSGGCAAMTPSLWENCDPPPPGEWRCRLLAPADSERAIRILGGAARPATGAVFCRTGEFAS